Genomic window (Candidatus Vicinibacter proximus):
CAACTGACAGCAATACCCTTTATATAGGCACAGGAGAAGTATATAATTATGGTAATGTTGGAACAGGACACAGTGTTTGGCGGACGCGAGGAAGTTATGGAATCGGCATTTTAAAATCAACCGATGGCGGGACTTCCTGGAAGCCATCCCTGGATTGGTCCAGGGAAGATCTGAAAGGTGTGAATAAAATTATTATAGATTATAGAAATGCAGCAAGAATTATAGCAGGAACTTCTGAGGGTATATTTATTAGCGAGGACAATGGACACACTTGGAAACAATCACTTAAAGTAATAAACGTTACTGATTTAATCCAAAAAAATGACAATCCTGATATAATAGTTGCTGCGGCAGGTAATCTATTATCCAGGGATGGTGGAATTTATAAATCCTTGGATGGAGGAGTGAGTTGGACTAAAAGTGGAATTGGATTTCCTGCTTTTAATGGTAAAGTGATGTTGACTAAAGATCCTTCTAATTCTAACAGAATTTTAGCCAGTGTGGGATCTCCGGTTGGCAATGCATCTGAAATTCAGGAGAGCAATAATTTTGGAGATCAATGGCAAAGTCTTGGTGCTGCCTTGCGCTATACTTATTATTGGATTGCCCACGACATCAGCGTACACCCAGGTAATCCTTATGATATTTTATGTGGTGGTGTGGAAGTTTTTAAGTTCAATCGCGCTTCTTCCTCCCTTGAAAGGCGCAGTCAATGGAATGCCTGGTATTATGATAACATTAAAATTGGCGGGCCGGAAGGAGATTCGAGTTATGTCCATGCAGATATTCATGACATCATCCGACATCCTAACCATCCTGATGTAGTGTATCTGGCAACGGACGGGGGTGTTTTCAGGACATTAAATAATGGTGTAAGTTTTGAAGGTTGCAATGGTTTGTTACAGACGGTCCAATTTTATCCATCGTGTTCTAATTCCTCACAAGATTCCAATTTTTTCATTGGAGGCCTTCAGGACAATGCAACAGCGGTATATGAAGGTAAACCTGAATGGAGAAGGGTGATCGGAGGAGATGGGGGATTCACCTGTATTGATCCTACGAATGATCAAAAAGTATACGGGAGTATTTATTGGCTTGCTGCATTTAGATCGATCGATAGGGCGAAGACATTTCAGTATATTTTCCCACAACAGAGTGCGAACACTGCAAATTTTATTGCACCAATTTGTTTATGTGAAGCAGAAGAGAACATACTTGCTACCTCCGGAGATACTTTTTATCTTACTGAAAATGGTGGCGCCTCCTGGACTAAACCGATACAGGGTTCTTTGATTGATTCCGGAAGAATTTGTAATGCCTTAAGTTTTGCTCCTTCTGATTGTAATTATTTATATGCATCTACCACTCCTTTCAAACAAGGAATCCAGGGCGCGGTGGTTCGAAAGGGAAATGCGCAATGTATTCGAAGTAAAGACAAAGGCAGAACCTGGACTAATATACAAGCCGGAATTCCAAATCGGATCGTAATGGATTTTGCTGTTGATCCAAATATACCTCAAAGGGTTTTTGCTGTTTGTTCCGGTTTTGGTACACCGCATGTATTTTTTTCTGAAGATGCAGGTTTGAATTGGTTGCCCCTGACGAATGGACTTCCTGATGTCCCTTTTAATTCTGTCTTAATTGATCCATTCCAACCAGAGCATATCTATGTAGGTTCGGACTTAGGTGTTTGGTTCAGCAGTAATTCAGGCAAGGATTGGGAAAGTTTCAATGAAGGTTTGGTGGAAGCCTGTCTTGTTATGGACCTAAGTATTTCCAAGGCAAATAAAAAATTGAGAATTGGCACTCATGGGCGGGGGATGTTTGAACGAAGTCTGGTTTCCAGCTTTGTGTCTGTTGCTTCTGAAAATATTAAACAGGAAATTAATCTATTCAGCTTTTACCCCAATCCGGTAAAGGACTATATCCTCATAAAATCAAGTAAAAAAGCATTTTCAGGATCTCCACTTGTTATGTGTGATGTTTTGGGTCACCCACTCAAGACAATTAAATTACAAGAAGGTGAACAGAAAATTGATCTAGCCAATTTTCTGCCGGGGATATATTGGTTAATCTTAAGAAATGGCGGACTAAGCCAATCGGAAGTTTTTACCATTCAATAATTTCTGGGAACTAGCTGGAGGAATTTTTGTTTATATGGAGTATTTTCTACCTTCGTAGACTTTAGAAATTTTAAAACATTTTAAAAAACTAACAATGAAACTAACTGCTTTTTCAAGATTCCTTATTGTGATGCTTATCCTTGGAGGAATATTTATGTTATACAGGAAATTTGGTCCTGGGCTAGTGGAAAAATATGGCGCAAAAACGGAAGTTCAGGAGGGCACATCTGCTACATCTGAGCAGACGACTACAGAGCCGAATACAGAAAACAATAACCAGGCTGCTTCTGAAACGCCAAGAGTAAGTTTTGATTATACTGCTCCTGTTCCGGTGAATGGAAAATTGAAGGGTGTTGTAGAGCTTGGTGCTTCCGGTTTCAATTCCTTTATTGTTAGAATAGATGCCAATAAAAATTGGAAGCTTGAAAAAGCAGAATTTGGATCCAGTCTGGTTTATGAAAATATGGCAACTGATGATGATGTGCGTAACGGTCTAAAAAATTATATTCGTGGAATGCTCGATTTTGGAGTAGGAGGCAAGGACATTCACTTTGTTGTAAGTTCGGGGGCAAAGACCGAGCCCAAGGTCATTAAAATTTCAAAAGGCCTTAAGGATTTGGGCTATTTTGTAAATGAGGTAACACCGCAACAAGAAGGTACTTATGGGTTGAATTGCGTCCTCCCGGCTTCATTTGAAAATAATTCATTTATGGTGGATATTGGTTCCGGAAATACAAAAGTGTCTTATAAGTTAAATGGAAAAATCAATGCCTATGAATCTCATGGATCCAAATATTTTCAAAGAGGATTAAGTGACGATCAGGTTTATAAAGATGTGCGTAAGGTATTGAGTCAGGTTCCTGAAAGTAACAGAGCCAATTGTTTCATTATTGGAGGTATACCATTTGAATTGGCAAAGCAGGTCAGAAATGGCAAAGAAAGATATACTGTTTTAAAAGCTCCGCAGGATTACACCTCTACTGGTGAAAAACAGAAAGCAGGTTTAAATATTTACAAAGCTTTAGCCGACGAAACAGGTTGTAAGACATTTGTATTTGATTGGGATGCTAATTTTACCATTGGATTCCTTCTTGGGTTGAAGTAATTTATCGTATCTATTTAGATATTACCCTATACAAGCAATAACCTGTTGTTGATTGTATAGGGTTTTTTTATAGGTAAAATTTTGGAAGTCCATTATTATTTAGTAAGTTTTATTTTCCATTATATAGATTTCAGAGTATTCAAGTGATACTAAATACCTCTAATCATTTGAAATTTGATTTATACTTCATTGAAACTGAATCCATCCTCCAACTAAACTGAATATTTTATTTAAGCATATTTATAGATATTCCGTTCATAAAAAAGGACAAACAAAGTCTTTTGAAAAATACCCATTATTTATTTTTTAAATAGGCAATAAATATCATCTTTACATAAATTTAAATCATTTGGAAAAAACATATTATTGTCCTGATCTATTGTGGGAAACTATTGAAGAAATTGATGGGGTGTTAAATCTTAAAAGAGCTAAGGATAAGAATGTGCAAGCTTTATTTACCAGCACGCCATTTTTAAAAGGTGAGACCATAATACAGTTCAGTGCAAATGAAATTTTAGAAAGACCTACATATCTAACGGTACAGACTGGTCCGGACAGGCATATAACTCTGGAACCACAATTCCTTCAATATATCAATCACAGTTGTGATCCAAATATTATTTTTGATGTTGATCAAATGATGATAATAGCGATAAAGGATATTGGTAATGGGGAGGAGTTAAAGTTTTTTTATCCTTCAACAGAATGGGAAATGGACCAGCCTTTTATCTGTAATTGTGGTTCTTCACAATGTTTGGGATTGATATCGGGCGCATTAGCTATTGATTCTGATGCCAGACATCGTTATCAGGTAAGCAATTATATCAAAAGCAAGTGGAGTGAATCGGATCAAAGGAAAGTATGAATCTTATTCGGTTTGGATTCTTATCCCGCAATTGGATGCAGTGGACGAGAATATTGCTTACTACTATGATTTCGATCAAAGTTTTCAGGAATACAATAGAGTATTTGATGAGTTAAAAGTGGAATGGCATTGGCAGCCGGTTAGCTTAAATAATTTCAGTGAGGTGTTATCTAATATTAAGCAGATGGTTACCACTAAAATTCCATTGATTATTAATTTGTGTGATGGTGACGAAATAAATGATACACCAGGTGTAAGCGTTATTCATGAACTTGAACGGTTGGATTTTATTTATACAGGTGCCCAATCTTACTTCTACGACATTACGACATCTAAAATCGACATGAAAGTCCAGTTGGATAATCATCAAGTCCCGAATGCTGACTGGGAAGTCATTCAAGATAATGGAGAGAATATACAAAGCATATTTAAGCGTTTGGGTAAACCTCTTATTATAAAGCCTGCAATTTCAGGAGGAAGCATGGGCCTTGGAATAAAAAATGTTGTGAAGACGGAGGAAGAGTGTATGGAGCGATTAAAGGAGATGAAATCTGGATATCGAGGATGGAACCTTGCTGCAGGAGGAATATTTATTGAACGTTTTATCCAAGGGAGAGAATTTACTACTTTGTTGGTGGGATCTTTCCAACAGCCGGATAAAATTAAATGCTATACTCCGGTTGAACGAGTATTCAGTAAGAATATTCCAAAAACCGAACAAATACTATCCTTTGACAGATTGTGGGAAACCTACGATGATGAAAAAGAACTTGCCGGTAATGAATTTTTGTTTAACTATTTTTTACCTGAAGCCGAGCTAATACCCCAATTGAA
Coding sequences:
- a CDS encoding T9SS type A sorting domain-containing protein, whose amino-acid sequence is MKWLLILYLFIYSACSINPPAQTKTVKVEAGNALDYFYYSRSYPEQSINMDQFTNEYQKYIRNKITSRTTPIDSWAAMGPLNYAGRCLEIQYNNQNPNTLFVGTAGAGLWRSYTAGVGPKAWHHVSTGYPVLSVSCMAIHPTDSNTLYIGTGEVYNYGNVGTGHSVWRTRGSYGIGILKSTDGGTSWKPSLDWSREDLKGVNKIIIDYRNAARIIAGTSEGIFISEDNGHTWKQSLKVINVTDLIQKNDNPDIIVAAAGNLLSRDGGIYKSLDGGVSWTKSGIGFPAFNGKVMLTKDPSNSNRILASVGSPVGNASEIQESNNFGDQWQSLGAALRYTYYWIAHDISVHPGNPYDILCGGVEVFKFNRASSSLERRSQWNAWYYDNIKIGGPEGDSSYVHADIHDIIRHPNHPDVVYLATDGGVFRTLNNGVSFEGCNGLLQTVQFYPSCSNSSQDSNFFIGGLQDNATAVYEGKPEWRRVIGGDGGFTCIDPTNDQKVYGSIYWLAAFRSIDRAKTFQYIFPQQSANTANFIAPICLCEAEENILATSGDTFYLTENGGASWTKPIQGSLIDSGRICNALSFAPSDCNYLYASTTPFKQGIQGAVVRKGNAQCIRSKDKGRTWTNIQAGIPNRIVMDFAVDPNIPQRVFAVCSGFGTPHVFFSEDAGLNWLPLTNGLPDVPFNSVLIDPFQPEHIYVGSDLGVWFSSNSGKDWESFNEGLVEACLVMDLSISKANKKLRIGTHGRGMFERSLVSSFVSVASENIKQEINLFSFYPNPVKDYILIKSSKKAFSGSPLVMCDVLGHPLKTIKLQEGEQKIDLANFLPGIYWLILRNGGLSQSEVFTIQ
- a CDS encoding ATP-grasp domain-containing protein translates to MNRIKGKYESYSVWILIPQLDAVDENIAYYYDFDQSFQEYNRVFDELKVEWHWQPVSLNNFSEVLSNIKQMVTTKIPLIINLCDGDEINDTPGVSVIHELERLDFIYTGAQSYFYDITTSKIDMKVQLDNHQVPNADWEVIQDNGENIQSIFKRLGKPLIIKPAISGGSMGLGIKNVVKTEEECMERLKEMKSGYRGWNLAAGGIFIERFIQGREFTTLLVGSFQQPDKIKCYTPVERVFSKNIPKTEQILSFDRLWETYDDEKELAGNEFLFNYFLPEAELIPQLNQLSLETYISLKGTGYTRIDIRMDENTGKMFVLEANAQCGLSEDENYTSIGAIIRLSSISFTQLIADIMDDAINRKVS
- a CDS encoding SET domain-containing protein-lysine N-methyltransferase, whose translation is MEKTYYCPDLLWETIEEIDGVLNLKRAKDKNVQALFTSTPFLKGETIIQFSANEILERPTYLTVQTGPDRHITLEPQFLQYINHSCDPNIIFDVDQMMIIAIKDIGNGEELKFFYPSTEWEMDQPFICNCGSSQCLGLISGALAIDSDARHRYQVSNYIKSKWSESDQRKV